A single window of Bombus pascuorum chromosome 1, iyBomPasc1.1, whole genome shotgun sequence DNA harbors:
- the LOC132909859 gene encoding protein fem-1 homolog CG6966 isoform X2, with amino-acid sequence MEYEVNDEDYFTRELLQNREKDEVVKLVSTTSHGTTPLVIACRNGHYDVAEYLIEKCGANVNQPGLVMFDGEMIERAPPLWCAAAAGHLILVKLLVRNGAQVNATTKTLSTPLRAACFDGHFDIVRFLVSHGADIEMANRHGHTSLMIACYKSHLKIVKYLLNLKANINRKSIKGNTALHDCAESGSLEVVKVLLEYGARMDVDSYGMSPLLTAAVTGHKHIVQYFINIPDFVDRKERIDALELLGATYVDKKRDMMGALQCWRQAMNERYRTDPVIPKPAPSPLVAAYDFAREITDPEALDGLLNDPDEMRMQALVIRERILGPAHPDTSYYIRYRGAVYADGGMFSRCIELWNYALDMQQSMLEPLDPMTQSSLFSFTELFSFIIGRQINTGRRVPQIQRDELLRVFKKAVLEVKLGKQMLDKGSVRGRDIAYLNRVLITTLHLASLLTHDMPDEDSNEDSELHQALYELVQVNPKDNNDRTVLHLVFSERNTILGAGPKSLSFKFPSTYLIKALLKVGADVKAKDATGSTVLHLAAMFHPQIELITIILDAGAHFDAVNKMGSTFESLIWSNNVYDTSARSFIYPMKHTKLTCLAARVVRKTYDMKFVPTHLQDFVQMH; translated from the exons GAATTACTTCAAAATCGAGAGAAAGATGAGGTAGTGAAGTTGGTCAGTACAACAAGCCATGGTACGACACCGTTAGTTATCGCCTGCCGAAATGGACATTATGACGTGGCTGAATACCTTATTGAAAAATGTGGAGCGAATGTCAATCAACCCGGTTTAG TGATGTTCGATGGAGAAATGATCGAGCGCGCGCCACCTTTGTGGTGCGCTGCAGCTGCCGGTCACTTGATTTTAGTTAAGTTACTAGTGAGAAATGGCGCCCAGGTAAATGCCACCACTAAAACGCTTTCCACTCCTCTACGAGCTGCTTGTTTCGACGGCCACTTCGATATTGTTAGATTTTTGGTCAGCCACGGTGCAG ATATTGAAATGGCAAACCGTCATGGTCATACAAGTTTGATGATCGCCTGTTACAAAAGTCATCTTAAAATCGTCAAGTACCTACTTAACCTAAAAGCGAACATTAACCGAAAATCCATAAAGGGTAACACAGCACTTCACGATTGTGCTGAGAGCGGATCTCTAGAAGTCGTGAAGGTACTCCTCGAGTATGGTGCTCGAATGGACGTGGACTCCTACGGGATGTCACCACTCCTTACGGCAGCAGTAACAG GTCATAAGCACATTGTCCAATACTTTATCAATATACCGGACTTTGTGGATCGTAAGGAACGCATAGACGCACTGGAATTACTGGGCGCTACATATGTGGATAAAAAGAGAGACATGATGGGAGCACTTCAATGCTGGAGACAAGCAATGAACGAAAG ATATCGAACTGATCCAGTGATACCGAAACCAGCACCATCACCGCTTGTAGCTGCTTACGATTTTGCACGGGAAATTACCGATCCTGAGGCACTGGATGGATTATTAAACGATCCGGATGAAATGCGAATGCAAGCACTTGTAATTAGAGAACGAATATTAGGACCAGCTCATCCTGACACCAGTTACTATATTCGCTATAGAGGAGCTGTATACGCGGATGGTGGAATGTTCAGCCGTTGTATAGAACTTTGGAACTATGCCTTAGATATGCAACAAAGCATGCTGGAACCACTCGATCCAATGACCCAGAGTTCACTTTTTAGTTTTACCGAACTCTTTAGTTTCATAATAGGTAGACAAATAAATACAGGACGTAGAGTACCACAGATTCAGAGAGATGAACTTCTTAGAGTATTCAAGAAAGCT GTTTTGGAAGTGAAATTAGGAAAACAAATGTTGGACAAAGGATCGGTTCGTGGACGTGATATTGCCTATTTGAACAGAGTTCTCATCACCACTTTACATCTAGCAAGTTTATTGACTCACGATATGCCAGATGAAGACTCTAACGAAGATAGTGAACTGCATCAAGCACTTTATGAGTTAGTTCAAGTAAATCCCAAAGACAATAAC GATCGAACTGTGTTGCATTTAGTTTTTAGCGAAAGGAATACCATACTCGGAGCTGGTCCTAAATCTTTGTCATTTAAATTTCCTTCTACGTATTTAATAAAGGCTCTTCTAAAAGTTGGCGCTGACGTCAAAGCAAAAGATGCAACTGGAAGTACGGTATTACACCTTGCTGCTATGTTCCATCCGCAAATCGAActtattactattattcttGATGCCGGTGCACATTTTGATGCTGTTAATAAAATGGGTAGCACGTTCGAATCGTTGATATGGAGTAACAACGTGTATGACACTTCAGCACGGAGTTTTATATATCCCATGAAACACACTAAACTCACCTGTCTAGCAGCGAGGGTAGTAAGGAAAACATACGATATGAAGTTTGTCCCAACACATCTTCAAGACTTTGTTCAAATGCACTAG
- the LOC132909859 gene encoding protein fem-1 homolog CG6966 isoform X1 → MYVKMDVKKVMYTVVREGKLARLKELLQNREKDEVVKLVSTTSHGTTPLVIACRNGHYDVAEYLIEKCGANVNQPGLVMFDGEMIERAPPLWCAAAAGHLILVKLLVRNGAQVNATTKTLSTPLRAACFDGHFDIVRFLVSHGADIEMANRHGHTSLMIACYKSHLKIVKYLLNLKANINRKSIKGNTALHDCAESGSLEVVKVLLEYGARMDVDSYGMSPLLTAAVTGHKHIVQYFINIPDFVDRKERIDALELLGATYVDKKRDMMGALQCWRQAMNERYRTDPVIPKPAPSPLVAAYDFAREITDPEALDGLLNDPDEMRMQALVIRERILGPAHPDTSYYIRYRGAVYADGGMFSRCIELWNYALDMQQSMLEPLDPMTQSSLFSFTELFSFIIGRQINTGRRVPQIQRDELLRVFKKAVLEVKLGKQMLDKGSVRGRDIAYLNRVLITTLHLASLLTHDMPDEDSNEDSELHQALYELVQVNPKDNNDRTVLHLVFSERNTILGAGPKSLSFKFPSTYLIKALLKVGADVKAKDATGSTVLHLAAMFHPQIELITIILDAGAHFDAVNKMGSTFESLIWSNNVYDTSARSFIYPMKHTKLTCLAARVVRKTYDMKFVPTHLQDFVQMH, encoded by the exons GAATTACTTCAAAATCGAGAGAAAGATGAGGTAGTGAAGTTGGTCAGTACAACAAGCCATGGTACGACACCGTTAGTTATCGCCTGCCGAAATGGACATTATGACGTGGCTGAATACCTTATTGAAAAATGTGGAGCGAATGTCAATCAACCCGGTTTAG TGATGTTCGATGGAGAAATGATCGAGCGCGCGCCACCTTTGTGGTGCGCTGCAGCTGCCGGTCACTTGATTTTAGTTAAGTTACTAGTGAGAAATGGCGCCCAGGTAAATGCCACCACTAAAACGCTTTCCACTCCTCTACGAGCTGCTTGTTTCGACGGCCACTTCGATATTGTTAGATTTTTGGTCAGCCACGGTGCAG ATATTGAAATGGCAAACCGTCATGGTCATACAAGTTTGATGATCGCCTGTTACAAAAGTCATCTTAAAATCGTCAAGTACCTACTTAACCTAAAAGCGAACATTAACCGAAAATCCATAAAGGGTAACACAGCACTTCACGATTGTGCTGAGAGCGGATCTCTAGAAGTCGTGAAGGTACTCCTCGAGTATGGTGCTCGAATGGACGTGGACTCCTACGGGATGTCACCACTCCTTACGGCAGCAGTAACAG GTCATAAGCACATTGTCCAATACTTTATCAATATACCGGACTTTGTGGATCGTAAGGAACGCATAGACGCACTGGAATTACTGGGCGCTACATATGTGGATAAAAAGAGAGACATGATGGGAGCACTTCAATGCTGGAGACAAGCAATGAACGAAAG ATATCGAACTGATCCAGTGATACCGAAACCAGCACCATCACCGCTTGTAGCTGCTTACGATTTTGCACGGGAAATTACCGATCCTGAGGCACTGGATGGATTATTAAACGATCCGGATGAAATGCGAATGCAAGCACTTGTAATTAGAGAACGAATATTAGGACCAGCTCATCCTGACACCAGTTACTATATTCGCTATAGAGGAGCTGTATACGCGGATGGTGGAATGTTCAGCCGTTGTATAGAACTTTGGAACTATGCCTTAGATATGCAACAAAGCATGCTGGAACCACTCGATCCAATGACCCAGAGTTCACTTTTTAGTTTTACCGAACTCTTTAGTTTCATAATAGGTAGACAAATAAATACAGGACGTAGAGTACCACAGATTCAGAGAGATGAACTTCTTAGAGTATTCAAGAAAGCT GTTTTGGAAGTGAAATTAGGAAAACAAATGTTGGACAAAGGATCGGTTCGTGGACGTGATATTGCCTATTTGAACAGAGTTCTCATCACCACTTTACATCTAGCAAGTTTATTGACTCACGATATGCCAGATGAAGACTCTAACGAAGATAGTGAACTGCATCAAGCACTTTATGAGTTAGTTCAAGTAAATCCCAAAGACAATAAC GATCGAACTGTGTTGCATTTAGTTTTTAGCGAAAGGAATACCATACTCGGAGCTGGTCCTAAATCTTTGTCATTTAAATTTCCTTCTACGTATTTAATAAAGGCTCTTCTAAAAGTTGGCGCTGACGTCAAAGCAAAAGATGCAACTGGAAGTACGGTATTACACCTTGCTGCTATGTTCCATCCGCAAATCGAActtattactattattcttGATGCCGGTGCACATTTTGATGCTGTTAATAAAATGGGTAGCACGTTCGAATCGTTGATATGGAGTAACAACGTGTATGACACTTCAGCACGGAGTTTTATATATCCCATGAAACACACTAAACTCACCTGTCTAGCAGCGAGGGTAGTAAGGAAAACATACGATATGAAGTTTGTCCCAACACATCTTCAAGACTTTGTTCAAATGCACTAG